A window of the Rhizobium brockwellii genome harbors these coding sequences:
- a CDS encoding DUF308 domain-containing protein, with protein MMTTDQTTVASGDRQEWLTRYYFTRAAFSAIWVATALTAGRQSLAVAAALLILYPAWDAAANLIDATRNGGLANNRSQAINVAVSAVTTAAVIVALTMSMNWVLGVFGLWAIFSGLLQLGTAVRRWKTDGGQWAMILSGGQSAVAGAFFIAQAQMPEPPSIANIAGYAGLGAFYFLVSAIWRSVTQMRRKRA; from the coding sequence ATGATGACCACCGATCAAACCACCGTCGCGTCTGGCGACAGGCAAGAGTGGCTGACGCGCTATTACTTCACCCGCGCAGCCTTTTCCGCCATCTGGGTCGCCACAGCCTTGACCGCAGGCCGCCAGTCGCTCGCCGTCGCGGCCGCCTTGCTGATCCTCTACCCGGCCTGGGATGCCGCCGCCAACCTCATCGACGCAACGCGGAACGGCGGCCTGGCAAACAACCGCAGCCAGGCAATCAACGTCGCCGTCAGCGCAGTGACGACAGCCGCCGTGATCGTCGCGCTGACGATGAGCATGAATTGGGTTCTCGGTGTCTTCGGCCTATGGGCGATCTTTTCCGGCTTGCTGCAGCTTGGAACCGCTGTCCGGCGCTGGAAGACCGATGGCGGCCAGTGGGCGATGATCCTCAGCGGCGGCCAATCCGCTGTGGCAGGCGCCTTCTTCATCGCCCAGGCGCAAATGCCGGAACCGCCGTCCATCGCCAACATCGCCGGATATGCCGGCCTCGGCGCCTTCTATTTCCTGGTCTCGGCCATCTGGCGAAGCGTCACACAGATGCGGCGGAAGCGGGCCTGA
- a CDS encoding dual specificity protein phosphatase family protein → MKQTLRQLAKRAGLAVLGTSALLGSYLGYLQLSGNFAPVIAGEVYRSAQPSPADIREYAARNGIRSIINLRGENVGKAWYDEEIAVSKELGITHINFGMSARRELDQNKVEELLATMRSAPKPVLIHCKAGADRTGLASALYLAAVAKQGEQAAEGQISFYFGHISLPFIPEYAMDRTFEAMEPMLGLISN, encoded by the coding sequence TTGAAGCAGACTCTTAGACAATTGGCAAAACGGGCCGGCCTTGCAGTCCTCGGCACCTCGGCACTCCTTGGAAGCTATCTCGGATATCTCCAGCTGTCTGGAAATTTTGCACCAGTGATCGCAGGCGAAGTATACCGGTCGGCGCAACCCTCACCCGCGGATATCCGCGAATATGCCGCGCGCAATGGCATTCGTTCCATCATAAACCTTCGGGGCGAGAACGTGGGAAAGGCCTGGTACGACGAAGAAATAGCGGTCTCCAAGGAATTGGGCATTACGCATATCAACTTCGGTATGAGTGCCCGTCGGGAGCTCGATCAGAACAAGGTCGAAGAGTTGCTTGCAACGATGCGGAGTGCTCCAAAACCCGTCTTGATCCACTGCAAGGCGGGTGCAGATCGCACGGGTCTGGCTTCCGCCCTATACCTCGCGGCTGTCGCCAAACAGGGAGAGCAGGCGGCAGAGGGCCAAATCTCGTTCTATTTTGGGCACATCTCACTCCCGTTCATTCCTGAATACGCGATGGACCGGACATTCGAGGCCATGGAGCCGATGCTCGGCCTCATCAGCAACTGA
- a CDS encoding AraC family transcriptional regulator, with translation MLPNPMNGDRGLSRRGEMVALAARLALRHGYNPTALASVRILRTEAVLHDIPVLYQPGAVFVLQGSKQGILEGEVFTYDEEHYLAVSLPVPFRMTSMASPERPLLAVYVEFDMQMAAEIALQVEEHAELPGDEPRSLVSSRMSGDIEDVLLRLLMALRSSVETDVLGAGLLRELHYRVLVGPQGGAMIAALQQKGRSGKIIQSLAWLRENYGLEIAVTDLARAVGMSVPSYHVHFKGLTGSSPMQYVKAMRLHEARLMIARQTRTIAEVAASVGYTSPAQFSRDFKRHFGRTASEEIKWVQRHLGELGDDHG, from the coding sequence ATGTTGCCAAATCCTATGAATGGTGATCGCGGCCTATCCAGGCGAGGGGAGATGGTCGCCTTGGCCGCACGTCTCGCTCTCCGTCACGGATATAATCCGACCGCTCTTGCTTCCGTTCGCATATTGCGCACCGAAGCCGTGCTCCACGACATTCCGGTCCTCTATCAGCCGGGCGCGGTTTTCGTCCTTCAGGGGAGCAAGCAGGGCATCCTCGAAGGTGAGGTCTTCACTTATGACGAGGAGCACTATCTGGCGGTGTCGCTGCCCGTTCCGTTTCGGATGACGTCGATGGCCAGTCCCGAGCGGCCCTTGCTGGCGGTCTATGTCGAGTTCGATATGCAGATGGCTGCCGAGATCGCACTACAGGTGGAAGAGCATGCCGAACTGCCAGGCGACGAGCCGAGAAGTCTCGTGTCGAGCAGGATGTCCGGTGATATCGAGGATGTCCTGCTGCGCCTGCTGATGGCGTTGCGCAGCAGCGTTGAGACGGATGTGCTTGGCGCCGGCCTTCTGCGCGAACTGCACTACCGGGTCCTGGTCGGTCCGCAAGGCGGCGCGATGATCGCCGCTCTCCAGCAGAAAGGCAGATCCGGAAAGATCATCCAGAGCCTGGCCTGGTTGCGGGAAAACTATGGCCTGGAGATCGCGGTCACCGATCTGGCAAGAGCTGTCGGCATGAGTGTTCCGTCCTACCACGTCCATTTCAAAGGTCTGACCGGCAGCAGCCCGATGCAATACGTCAAAGCGATGCGGCTTCACGAGGCAAGATTGATGATCGCCCGCCAGACGAGAACGATCGCCGAGGTCGCGGCTTCGGTCGGCTACACCAGCCCGGCGCAGTTCAGCCGCGATTTCAAACGGCATTTCGGGCGCACGGCGTCGGAGGAGATCAAGTGGGTCCAGCGCCATCTTGGCGAACTGGGGGACGATCACGGCTAA
- a CDS encoding TetR/AcrR family transcriptional regulator, producing the protein MSNLSTTSDEILASARALIMTGGYNGFSYADIAAVVGIRKASIHHHFPSKTDLVRTLVVRYREDAEAGIAGLEQQVRDPLALLKTYAGHWAQCIEDASRPFCVCALLASELPALPPEVAAEVKAFFRFASAWLTSVMERGAQDGSLKLSSEPRVEAEAFMASVHGAMLSARAYGTPEVFATILAPTLQRLTPTAAR; encoded by the coding sequence ATGAGCAATCTTTCGACGACATCCGACGAGATCCTGGCCTCCGCCCGAGCATTGATCATGACCGGAGGCTATAACGGCTTCAGCTATGCCGATATCGCTGCCGTCGTCGGGATCCGCAAGGCGAGCATCCATCACCACTTTCCCAGCAAGACCGACCTGGTGCGGACGCTGGTGGTGCGATATCGCGAAGACGCGGAGGCGGGTATCGCCGGCCTGGAGCAACAGGTGCGAGATCCGCTCGCACTCCTTAAAACCTATGCGGGTCATTGGGCCCAATGCATCGAGGATGCCAGCCGGCCCTTTTGCGTCTGCGCCCTGCTGGCGAGCGAACTGCCGGCGCTGCCGCCGGAGGTCGCGGCCGAGGTCAAGGCGTTCTTTCGCTTTGCGTCGGCATGGCTGACCTCGGTCATGGAGCGAGGCGCTCAGGACGGGAGTTTGAAACTGTCGAGCGAACCGCGCGTCGAGGCCGAAGCCTTCATGGCCTCCGTTCACGGCGCCATGCTGTCGGCCCGGGCCTACGGGACCCCGGAGGTCTTCGCCACCATTCTGGCCCCCACCTTGCAGCGGCTCACTCCGACCGCCGCTCGATAA
- a CDS encoding EamA family transporter, with product MKNFLTSWPFWALLSAGFAALTAIFAKVGVENVNSDFATFFRTIIILMAAGLMLSITGNWQEPSSVSPRSWLFLVLSGLATGASWICYFRALKLGDAARVAPIDKLSVVFVSVFAVLFLGERLSLPNWLGVAMIAGGAVLVAYRA from the coding sequence ATGAAGAACTTTCTCACGAGCTGGCCGTTCTGGGCGTTGCTTTCGGCGGGATTTGCAGCCCTGACGGCGATCTTCGCGAAGGTCGGCGTCGAGAATGTCAATTCCGATTTTGCCACCTTCTTCCGCACCATCATCATCCTGATGGCGGCTGGCCTGATGCTCTCCATCACCGGAAACTGGCAGGAGCCGTCGTCGGTTTCGCCGCGAAGCTGGCTCTTCCTCGTCCTATCCGGCCTTGCCACAGGCGCGTCGTGGATTTGCTATTTCCGGGCCCTCAAGCTCGGCGATGCCGCGCGCGTGGCCCCCATCGACAAGCTGTCCGTCGTCTTCGTCTCGGTGTTTGCGGTGCTGTTCCTCGGAGAACGATTGTCGCTGCCCAACTGGCTCGGCGTGGCCATGATCGCGGGAGGAGCCGTGCTTGTCGCCTACCGGGCTTGA
- a CDS encoding oxidoreductase codes for MSRKTFFITGSNSGFGLAIASAALQAGHMVIGTVRSQASRTALAKTLPGLRPVVCDVTEFDRIDDVVADAEDEHGPVDALINNAGYGHEGVLEESPIEEMRRQFDVNVFGAVAVAKAFLPRFRARRRGFIVNVTSMGGMITMPGIAYYCGSKFALQGISEVMRSEMAPFGVHVTTLCPGSFRTDWAGRSMVRTERSIADYDALFNPIREARQAVSGKQRGEPAKLAAAVLELIESDNPPPQLLLGSDALKHVSDRIVRLQQEIEAWKSVTVSTDG; via the coding sequence ATGTCACGAAAGACCTTCTTCATCACCGGATCGAATTCCGGCTTCGGGCTCGCCATTGCATCTGCGGCCCTTCAGGCGGGCCACATGGTGATCGGCACTGTGCGCTCGCAGGCGTCGCGCACGGCGCTCGCCAAAACCCTGCCTGGCCTGCGGCCGGTCGTCTGCGACGTCACCGAGTTCGACCGCATCGATGATGTCGTCGCCGACGCGGAAGACGAGCATGGGCCGGTCGACGCGCTGATCAACAATGCGGGTTACGGCCACGAGGGCGTGCTCGAGGAGTCGCCGATCGAAGAGATGCGGCGGCAGTTCGACGTCAACGTCTTCGGCGCCGTCGCCGTCGCCAAGGCATTTCTGCCGCGGTTTCGCGCGCGACGCCGCGGCTTCATCGTCAACGTCACCTCGATGGGCGGCATGATCACCATGCCCGGCATCGCCTATTACTGCGGCAGCAAATTTGCGCTCCAGGGCATATCGGAAGTGATGCGTTCGGAAATGGCTCCGTTCGGGGTGCATGTGACGACCCTTTGCCCCGGCTCCTTCCGGACGGACTGGGCCGGACGATCGATGGTCCGCACCGAGCGGTCGATCGCCGATTATGATGCCCTCTTCAATCCGATCCGCGAGGCGCGGCAGGCCGTCAGCGGCAAGCAGCGCGGAGAACCCGCCAAACTGGCCGCGGCGGTTTTAGAACTCATCGAATCCGACAATCCGCCGCCGCAGCTTCTGCTCGGCAGCGACGCCCTCAAGCACGTGTCGGACAGGATCGTTCGCCTGCAGCAGGAGATCGAGGCGTGGAAATCCGTCACCGTCTCGACCGACGGCTGA